In a single window of the Cygnus olor isolate bCygOlo1 chromosome 5, bCygOlo1.pri.v2, whole genome shotgun sequence genome:
- the JMJD7 gene encoding bifunctional peptidase and (3S)-lysyl hydroxylase JMJD7 isoform X1, translated as MAEGAALRAVRGCLAAFPRDARELGWMESVPYLDRPPSPLEFYREWVSPNKPCIIQNAISHWPALKKWTSAYLREVVGPKVVSVAVTPNGYADAVFQDRFVMPEERQMPFMDFLDIVEKKVTSPNVFYVQKQCSNLTEEFPELVCDVQSDIPWMSEALGKKPDAVNFWLGESAAVTSLHKDHYENLYCVISGEKHFLLHPPSDRPFIPYELYQPATYHVSEDGSYEIVDEKTADKVPWIPLDPLNPDLERYPEYAQAKPLQCTVKAGEMLYLPSLWFHHVQQSHGCIAVNYWYDMEYDLKYSYYQLLDCLTKAVKVL; from the exons ATGGCGGAGGGCGCGGCGCTGAGGGCTGTCAGGGGCTGCCTGGCCGCCTTCCCGAGGGACGCCCGCG AGTTGGGGTGGATGGAGTCTGTGCCGTATCTGGATAGGCCTCCGTCCCCGCTGGAGTTTTATCGAGAGTGGGTGAGTCCAAACAAGCCCTGCATAATTCAGAATGCCATCAGCCACTGGCCAGCTCTGAAGAAATGGACCTCAGCATACCTTAG gGAGGTAGTAGGTCCCAAGGTAGTGAGTGTGGCAGTAACACCAAATGGTTATGCAGATGCGGTGTTTCAGGACCGTTTTGTCATGCCAGAGGAGCGCCAAATGCCTTTCATGGACTTTCTGGACATTGTGGAGAAGAAAGTGACCTCTCCCAACGTATTCTATGTGCAGAAGCAGTGTTCAAACCTCACTGAGGAGTTCCCTGAACTTGTCTGTGATGTGCAGTCTGACATACCATGGATGAGTGAGGCACTTG GGAAGAAGCCTGATGCTGTGAATTTCTGGCTCGGAGAATCAGCTGCTGTGACATCTT TACATAAAGATCATTATGAGAACTTGTACTGTGTGATATCtggagagaaacattttctactGCATCCACCGAGTGACCGTCCCTTCATCCCATATG AGCTCTATCAGCCAGCAACTTACCACGTATCAGAAGATGGCTCATATGAAATTGTGGATGAGAAGACTGCAGATAAG GTGCCCTGGATCCCTCTGGACCCTTTAAACCCAGATCTAGAAAGGTATCCGGAGTATGCTCAGGCAAAACCTTTGCAGTGTACAGTGAAAGCTGGTGAGATGTTATACCTCCCTTCTCTCTGGTTCCACCATGTTCAGCAATCACATGGCTGTATAGCAG tgAATTATTGGTATGACATGGAATATGACCTAAAGTACAGCTATTATCAACTGCTAGATTGTCTCACAAAAGCTGTGAAAGTGTTATAG
- the JMJD7 gene encoding bifunctional peptidase and (3S)-lysyl hydroxylase JMJD7 isoform X3: MAEGAALRAVRGCLAAFPRDARELGWMESVPYLDRPPSPLEFYREWDRFVMPEERQMPFMDFLDIVEKKVTSPNVFYVQKQCSNLTEEFPELVCDVQSDIPWMSEALGKKPDAVNFWLGESAAVTSLHKDHYENLYCVISGEKHFLLHPPSDRPFIPYELYQPATYHVSEDGSYEIVDEKTADKVPWIPLDPLNPDLERYPEYAQAKPLQCTVKAGEMLYLPSLWFHHVQQSHGCIAVNYWYDMEYDLKYSYYQLLDCLTKAVKVL; encoded by the exons ATGGCGGAGGGCGCGGCGCTGAGGGCTGTCAGGGGCTGCCTGGCCGCCTTCCCGAGGGACGCCCGCG AGTTGGGGTGGATGGAGTCTGTGCCGTATCTGGATAGGCCTCCGTCCCCGCTGGAGTTTTATCGAGAGTGG GACCGTTTTGTCATGCCAGAGGAGCGCCAAATGCCTTTCATGGACTTTCTGGACATTGTGGAGAAGAAAGTGACCTCTCCCAACGTATTCTATGTGCAGAAGCAGTGTTCAAACCTCACTGAGGAGTTCCCTGAACTTGTCTGTGATGTGCAGTCTGACATACCATGGATGAGTGAGGCACTTG GGAAGAAGCCTGATGCTGTGAATTTCTGGCTCGGAGAATCAGCTGCTGTGACATCTT TACATAAAGATCATTATGAGAACTTGTACTGTGTGATATCtggagagaaacattttctactGCATCCACCGAGTGACCGTCCCTTCATCCCATATG AGCTCTATCAGCCAGCAACTTACCACGTATCAGAAGATGGCTCATATGAAATTGTGGATGAGAAGACTGCAGATAAG GTGCCCTGGATCCCTCTGGACCCTTTAAACCCAGATCTAGAAAGGTATCCGGAGTATGCTCAGGCAAAACCTTTGCAGTGTACAGTGAAAGCTGGTGAGATGTTATACCTCCCTTCTCTCTGGTTCCACCATGTTCAGCAATCACATGGCTGTATAGCAG tgAATTATTGGTATGACATGGAATATGACCTAAAGTACAGCTATTATCAACTGCTAGATTGTCTCACAAAAGCTGTGAAAGTGTTATAG
- the JMJD7 gene encoding bifunctional peptidase and (3S)-lysyl hydroxylase JMJD7 isoform X2, which yields MESVPYLDRPPSPLEFYREWVSPNKPCIIQNAISHWPALKKWTSAYLREVVGPKVVSVAVTPNGYADAVFQDRFVMPEERQMPFMDFLDIVEKKVTSPNVFYVQKQCSNLTEEFPELVCDVQSDIPWMSEALGKKPDAVNFWLGESAAVTSLHKDHYENLYCVISGEKHFLLHPPSDRPFIPYELYQPATYHVSEDGSYEIVDEKTADKVPWIPLDPLNPDLERYPEYAQAKPLQCTVKAGEMLYLPSLWFHHVQQSHGCIAVNYWYDMEYDLKYSYYQLLDCLTKAVKVL from the exons ATGGAGTCTGTGCCGTATCTGGATAGGCCTCCGTCCCCGCTGGAGTTTTATCGAGAGTGGGTGAGTCCAAACAAGCCCTGCATAATTCAGAATGCCATCAGCCACTGGCCAGCTCTGAAGAAATGGACCTCAGCATACCTTAG gGAGGTAGTAGGTCCCAAGGTAGTGAGTGTGGCAGTAACACCAAATGGTTATGCAGATGCGGTGTTTCAGGACCGTTTTGTCATGCCAGAGGAGCGCCAAATGCCTTTCATGGACTTTCTGGACATTGTGGAGAAGAAAGTGACCTCTCCCAACGTATTCTATGTGCAGAAGCAGTGTTCAAACCTCACTGAGGAGTTCCCTGAACTTGTCTGTGATGTGCAGTCTGACATACCATGGATGAGTGAGGCACTTG GGAAGAAGCCTGATGCTGTGAATTTCTGGCTCGGAGAATCAGCTGCTGTGACATCTT TACATAAAGATCATTATGAGAACTTGTACTGTGTGATATCtggagagaaacattttctactGCATCCACCGAGTGACCGTCCCTTCATCCCATATG AGCTCTATCAGCCAGCAACTTACCACGTATCAGAAGATGGCTCATATGAAATTGTGGATGAGAAGACTGCAGATAAG GTGCCCTGGATCCCTCTGGACCCTTTAAACCCAGATCTAGAAAGGTATCCGGAGTATGCTCAGGCAAAACCTTTGCAGTGTACAGTGAAAGCTGGTGAGATGTTATACCTCCCTTCTCTCTGGTTCCACCATGTTCAGCAATCACATGGCTGTATAGCAG tgAATTATTGGTATGACATGGAATATGACCTAAAGTACAGCTATTATCAACTGCTAGATTGTCTCACAAAAGCTGTGAAAGTGTTATAG
- the LOC121070379 gene encoding acyl-coenzyme A thioesterase 1-like, with amino-acid sequence MAAQVTVLPSLTCLFDDPVQICVTGLLPQQEVTLRACLVDEGGELFQAHARYRAGSSGELDLTCSPALGGSYSGVEPMGLLWSLRSKTPYKRLAKRNVLTPFCVDLEVYEGHGDMSRLLGKCTHERSFLGEGVKRISVREGRLKATLFLPPGPGPFPGLIDLYGSGGGLVEYRASLLASRGFVTLALAYMAFEDLPAMPEILELDYFEEAVRFLQKQQQVKDTGIGVLGLSKGADLALSMATFLPGIKAAVSISGSGFNSFIPLRGDGFTIPPHPYDLGRMKTSKESDLVDFSEILDDHRDPATWHCRIPMERSLAKFLFLSGLDDMNWKSDLYCQDAVQRLRHCGRKVEFCSYSGAGHLLEPPYLPLCQASIHKVLGLFVQWGGQWREHAKAQEDAWHRIQAFFRQHLMDSGIPKSNL; translated from the exons ATGGCGGCGCAGGTGACGGTTCTGCCTTCCCTCACGTGTCTGTTCGACGACCCCGTGCAGATCTGCGTGACAGGTCTTCTGCCGCAGCAGGAGGTCACCCTCAGAGCCTGCCTTGTGGACGAGGGTGGGGAGCTCTTCCAAGCCCACGCTCGCtacagggctgggagcagcgggGAGCTCGACCTGacctgctccccagctctgggGGGCAGCTACTCCGGAGTGGAGCCTATGGGGCTGCTGTGGTCTCTGCGCTCCAAAACGCCCTATAAGCGGCTGGCAAAGAGGAACGTCCTGACCCCTTTCTGCGTGGACTTGGAGGTGTATGAGGGCCACGGGGACATGAGCCGGTTGCTGGGAAAATGCACCCATGAGCGAAGTTTTTTAGGAGAGGGAGTGAAGAGGATTTCAGTCAGAGAAGGTCGGCTTAAAGCaactctcttcctccctcctg GACCAGGACCATTCCCCGGACTTATCGATTTGTATGGATCTGGAGGAGGTCTTGTTGAATACAGAGCAAGTCTTCTTGCTAGCAGAGGCTTTGTGACTCTGGCTCTGGCTTACATGGCCTTTGAAGATCTACCTGCTATGCCAGAGATTCTCGAACTGGATTATTTTGAGGAGGCTGTACGCTTtttacagaagcagcagcag GTGAAGGATACTGGGATTGGCGTTTTGGGCTTGTCTAAAGGAGCTGACCTAGCCCTTTCCATGGCCACGTTCCTACCTGGCATCAAGGCAGCTGTCAGCATATCTGGAAGtggttttaattctttcattcCCCTGCGGGGGGATGGCTTCACTATTCCTCCCCACCCATATGATCTGGGGAGGATGAAGACCAGTAAGGAGTCCGACCTAGtagatttttcagaaatcctAGATGATCACAGGGACCCCGCAACGTGGCATTGTCGCATTCCCATGGAGAGGTCCTTGGCCAAGTTCCTCTTCTTGTCAGGGCTGGATGACATGAACTGGAAAAGTGACCTGTATTGCCAGGATGCTGTTCAGCGCCTTCGGCACTGTGGACGGAAGGTGGAGTTTTGCTCCTATTCTGGAGCAGGGCACCTCCTGGAGCCACCATACCTGCCTCTGTGCCAGGCTTCCATCCACAAAGTGCTTGGTTTGTTTGTGCAGTGGGGAGGACAATGGAGGGAGCATGCCAAAGCCCAAGAAGATGCGTGGCACAGGATACAGGCCTTTTTCCGGCAACACTTGATGGACTCGGGTATTCCTAAGAGCAATCTGTAG